TAGAGCCCTGTGTACTGtccgctgtcagtgcacgttaaagaaccccaggtggtcgaaattatccggagcccttcactacggcgtccctcatagtcttgagtcgctttgggacgttaaaccccctaaatcaaatcaaatatttGTCTTCTGGAGACGAATATGTTGGCCTGACGGGCAGATGACTAAACAGCAAACTAACGGACCATGATTACAGTTTGAAGAAGAGCGATCCGGGCCAGCTTGGCTTGCACTGATGTCAATGCGGGTTTCATTCTAGACGAAGGACCCGTCCTAGGCTATGCGTACCAGTGTTTCAGCGAAGTGAGGTTATCATCCGTCAAGAGAACAGCGGATTAGGGTTAGGGAGACCATCTACGGGGTGAGATTGCACATGCTAGGAACACATGCGTCAGCGAGGCATCGCTCGcacggtcgaaaaaaaaaaaagaccccatGTTTTTAGATGGGTGGCCCCAAACAAAAAACTGAGCGGTTTCACTGTGTGTCATCATaacgttctttttctttcttgttggcGCTTCGTGTGCATATCTATACAGGGCATAAGCAAGATATGAAGGAAATCACCGCTCGTGTCGTTGTGTACTTTCTGGTCCCGTCTTGTTCTCGCAACAACACAGTCGCGCGGGCACGAAAGTGGCAATTTCGGGTCGCACATAATTACCTCCGATTAaccagtgcgtgcgtgcgtgcgtgcgtgtgtgtgtgagtgtgtacgtgtgtgtacgtgtgtgtgtgtgcgtgcgtgcgtgtgtgcgtgtgtgtgtgcgtgtgtgtgcgtgtgtgtgtgtgtacgtgtgtgtgcgtgcgtgcgtgtgtgcgtatgtgtatgTGTACTTTACAACCCTATCTGTAAAGGACACAGAAAGCGTCCCGTTGCGAGGCTATTCAAaacgtatgtgtgtgtgcgtgtgtgtgcgtgcgtgtgtgcgcgtgcgtgcgtgtgtgcgtgcgcgtgtgtgtgtgtgtgtgtgtgtgctgcacATCCGCGATTAAGTTACTGCTAACGGCAAGAGGCGTGTGCCGGTCTTTCTACCACATATTTCAGGCTCTGGAATTCTGGAATCACGCGGAAGCCACTTTTTGGTTAGGAATCCTCAAGACAATGTCCTATTTCGAAGTGATCCATCCGAAGTCGTCGTCGCCACAGATAATCTCCGAATTTCGAGTGAGTATATTCTGAAGCTGTTTCTCTGAACACTCGCATACCATGGGAAGCacctttgtttatttttattgcagTGCCAGGTTTCTCATCATTTTCAGATCGCAGTGCACCGTACTTTAACTTCAACAGCTCAACTAAACTTCGTAATTTCTTTGTGTTGTTCTGGCGGACTTATTGTTTTGGCGGTACCAAAATAATTTTGATATATTTTTCGAAGTGCACGTGGCTACGGAAGCTATGGCGTGATATCATTCGCTGTAAAGCTACACTCATAATTCCTTTTAACACTGTATAAGGTGAAACTGGCTCACAATACAGTTTTGTACGCTGATCGATTTCATTACAGCAGTTCATCAGAAAAGAATGCAGCGCCCTTTTTTATGGGCACCTCATAAGCACTAATGGCTCTCTAGTTTAAATATGATGAGTCAGATAATGAAATAAAGGGGATATTGGGGAAGTTTTAGGCATAGTATGGGCCTCCAGTTGTCACGATTTCGTATCTGAATTCACCACATCAGACCTTCATGAAGCTACCTAAGGAAATACTAAACCTGCTATTTTAACCTTGCTTGTAGTACAAAACTCGTACAAACACGTAGAATTTTTAAAGAGGCTATGTTATGTTATGATTTTGCCACACTGTTTTGTAATGTGGCCGAAGCTTATTAAAATTGGACAGAACCAAAAAGCCTTTGACTCAACCACCCAGCCTGTAGGCACGGAAGAGTATTCACATTCTAACAGCAGTTCACACAGGAACACCTTTCTGCTGTAACTTATGAGCGAAGAATTAAGAACGCTATAAGCTCTTTGTTCAAAAATGTCTTTCATATGAAACGCAGCAGGGAGGAGAGGTTCCAAGAATTCTCAGCATAACAGCAGCTCGAGATCTCAAAATAATTTGTTTTATAATAGCATAGCCTTGAGTCCATCTTGTATTTTCTTCGGCACAATCGATGATGCATGCACAAAAAATGTTAAAGCAAAATTCAAATAGTTTTTATAAATTCCGCGGCATTCAAGGATTCGAACGTATCAGGTCTGTAAAGGGGAGAcatgccaagtttttttttcctgtgctagTGCTTAAACTGGTGACGCAATCGCCGAACAAAATCTCAGGCTTTTCCTCACAGCATTGTTTAAGAGCGGTAAGGAGTTCATGGacggtcagatttgaaattttctCTGCGTTCACGCACACCATGCCGTGAATCGTCGGCTGCCGCCGAACAACGCTCTGGTGTCTTTGCGGTTGGTGGCATTTGTTTTCTACCCTCAAAGTAGCGGTTACTGCGTTGAAAATATACCACCCCGCAGATGACGTCGTAATGCGTTCCCAACCCAGCGCTGTGTGCTACTATGAAGCCTGAAAGCCACCACGGATTTATTGACTGATTACACCGCCATTTAATATTCTAGTACAAAAAGACTTCGCATGCTTTGCCTGCTCGTTAAACTTATTCGACCCATTTAAACTGGTCGAATTCTTCGACTGCCACATAGGGTCATGAGCTCCTTGAGTTCAAAGATTCTTAAAGAGGCGTAACGAAGTGGGGGAGCTGCCTAACCTAAGACAACAGGTTGAGCGGACGCAGAAAGCAGCTGAAGCCACAGAAGCCCTGTGTTAAAGGCCGCTCACAGTTTGGGGGGCGTTAAAAGCTCTTCACTGAATAAAATGTTTACCGCCATCCCCACcataatgcgttagcattagaacacCCTTTTTATAAAAATCTGTCACTCCGTCCGTATGAAGCCTCGGTTGGCAGGCGGCAAAGTGGAAAGAGTAAAATCTGAGGGGGCCGGAGAGGAAAGTGACAAAAGGATGACAAGTGGCCGGTGGAagagagtggagagggggagcggCATATCACACAGTGACTGACAGCCTGGATTAAGCCTCCCACTCGCACGGTCTGAATCCGTCAGCGGTAGCGGCGGCTCCGTCCGGGGGAACACTAGTGCTAACGCATATCCTGCCGCCTAAATCACATCGATTGGCATTAATCGGCCATAGGTTATTTCCTGTCCATTaattcatcatgatcatcatcagccttgctGCGTCCACCGCGGGACAATAACCTCTTCTCCTGACTTCGAAGTAACCCGGTCCTGCTTGACTTGAGGCCGCGTTATCGCCGGAAATTTCGTGATCTGAAAGGTGCCTAGAGCacacctgaaacaatgttagctTTTCTAGCCATTTTGATAATGTTTTCAGTTTGCGCATGCTGAAGACAGTATTCGGGTGCCTGAAACGTTTTCTACTGCGACTACTCTCCGTGCCGTCAGCTAACAAATGTAACCTAGGGACAGCCAGTTTCCGCAAATGTTTCTTTACACACTTCGCAGCAAAGGCTGGGTTTCAACTAGATGGATCTCTGCACGCTGAAGTTGTCCGAGGTGGCTCCATAAAAGACCTCAAGTGAGTTTTATTAGTAAACGACGGCCGTGCAGTAGCAAATTCAGCGGTGATTGTGAATCCTTTCGAGCATTAGAACTTCCCAGAAAGTGATCTTCTTGGTGCACTCTTATAGCCTGAGAATTTCATGGCCTCTCTTGCAATAAAATGgaggaagcattttttttacttatttttcaTCGCGGGCTTTAGAAAAGTGAATGCCTAACCGGATAGGAATTTGCTTTCCTGACTGAATTTCACTAAGGACGCTTTGAATAATTTAGGTCACACAGATTATGCGGCGTCGCCAGCGACCCGCCTTTCCTGAGTTGTTGCGGTGACTTACTATCTCCCTGAAACAactaaaacaaaagcaaaaaaaacaaaataaaagaccTCTCTCTTATAGCGTGACAAAGGTGATTTTGTTTCATTAATTCATTGCTTACGAGTACAGGTTGAAATTAAGGCAGTTCCTTATGACGTGTTCATCATCAAGGGCTGGCATAACTTCAAGATTTTTCGGAGTCATACCAGGCTTTAAGTCAGCGAATAAAGTTTAATAAACACAAAAAATATAAAATGTGATTGTTTTTGATTGCAGGGTTGAGTCACCTACAAAGCGAATAAGTGTTCATGGAGAAGAAGAGGTGTCCATGATCGCTCGAGCTGGTGACACTTTGGTGACTTCCCTTCAAGACATACATTTGCACACCAGGAAAGGCCAGGTATGAACCCATACGTGATTATAATTTACAATTTCATCTCTTGCGTTAAACCTGATTGAGTGATTCAATGCCTTGTCGGGTGATAATTCTTTTAAAAATAAATGCTGACACATACCACAGTGCTCAGCACCACTTGTATCTTAGCACCACTTCGTGTCTGCACAAAACTATCGGGAATTTTAGTAAGCTTTTACGCACTGTTGCCTGGCTGTTTTGTCAAATGTAATTTTTTAATGTATCAACTTTTATTTACATTTTCAGGGTACTTATGGCGGAAGAACTACCAGAACTGCCTTATTTTAAGAGCCTTTCAAATTCAGCTGGCAGTGTTTACTATAGTATGGCATCGTTTCGTTTTCGAAAAACGTGTTGCGCTAAAGGGTTCTATGATGTTTTACCCTTTTTGCGTGAAATTTTTGAAACCGCAACTATGTGATAACataccgtatttttgagcctATTTTCCACTGCTGCGTATACCACGCATTCCAAATGTTTAAAACCCTTGTTACAAACAGAGAGAATTTCCTTGGTATTACCCGCATATGTATATATTCAGAAATTACAGCTATGCATGTCTTTAACCGGGAAAATAATGCTTAGCTTGTTGTCAAAACAAGTCTATCTTGACACACTCGCTGCAAAGCTCAGTCTACAATTCCATGCAGCCATGGGGCCTTCGCTGTCGAAGATTTTTTAGCCTTCTGATCCATTAAGCTTGTTTCCCAATTTTCGAAACTCAGAAGCATCATATATGCAAGGATCGACCTCTATGCTCCAATGACCCATAAGTGCAACAGAGCGTCGACGACGATGAAAGTCGTCGACGCTGGAATGCACGGCGCCCGTTGCTGTGAAGTCGATCGTGCCCTGAACTTTTCGATCTCATTTCTTCAATTTCTGGCATTAACAATACGTGTGAAAGTATGGCATGTCTCTTACTGTACTTAATTTATGCACAAAAGTAAAGagtgccaaagaaaaaaaagctccgtCGCATTCGAGTTACTGTGAACCTCTGGCACGTGCACGCTCACTGACTGGGCTTGCCGGTATTGTATAACATTCACTGGTCACTATTTTTGAATGTGTCTCATTCATGCTTCCTTGCTTATAGAATTCCGCCGCTGAAGTGCACTGATCGTAGCGCAATGTGCCTCTGTTCATTTCAGATTGTTGTGGACTGCAGTCGACTCGAGATAAAAGACCTGGATGTGGCCGATCCGTCAGTCCGTTCCACAGACATGCGCGTCTACCAGCTCTGCTCTTGTGACGACGGCATGCTCTTCCTGACGCCCTCTGAGCGTCACTGCCGGGCATCGACAGACCTCTGCTCAAGCCTTACAACGCCACCCTCTGCGTAGATACCAATGGAAGCATTTGTGTCAATTATGACGCGCGAAATTAAAAAATCCCACCAAGTGCGCGCCGGCAGGACAGCGGTGTGCAAAAACAGTTTTTCCTGATCTTCATCGGTATAGATTCTTCACCTGTTCTGTAGTCCTACTGATGTACATTCGTGACATTCAACCAACTCTTTGGCGATTTCTTTGTAAGATGCAATAAGATATGCCCGTGTTCGATGAGTATTTACCTGTATTCGAAATGTCGACGGCACCGTTACTGGCTGACTTATTTAGATGCGAGATGAGTGTACTCTACCTTGATACTATATTAAATCATATCAGTACCGTGATATATATCAGAGTATGAAACCATCGCATCCAATATTTTTTACTTGGTGCAGATAATAAAAACAGTGGGTTTATTCTAGGCTCAGTGACGGCATTGTGGAACATTACATTAAATAAAATAGTAGAAAAAATGCAAATAAAGTAAAAGGAAGAGATAATTCATGCAGTTTTTGTACCCCTTTAAGGAATAATGCTATGCATAGAGGAGTTGGAGATCAGCTGGACATGCTTCGTAGGTGTCGCAACTTTGACGCTTCAGGAAATCTGCTGTTCTAGTACAAGCGACGTAAGTCAGAATAACTGCCAAGTCGAGTTACCAAATACCTACTGACACACGTGGTTCAAACGAGTAGCACCAAATTGGCGTTGCGTCAAAATAGACGACTAGGACTGACAAACGCTCCTAGTTCACATAACAGTTCCTCGCCGTAGCTTAATGCGATTTTTAAGATCCTGGAACTCAAGTGTTCGCTAGGTCACCGTGGACAGCCTTCGTTTTTGAGACGTTAGTCTAAGAATTCGAACTTGAtagccattgagccaccacggcgggtatctTCCGCGTTAGAAAAGCTAAAAATAATAAAActagttctttttttattttatgggggtttaacgtcccaaaggactaaggcaatgagagaggccgtagtaaagggctccggaaatttcgaccacctgtggttatttaacgtgcactaacatcacacagtacacgggcctctagaatttcgcctcaaaattgaaattcaaccgccacggccgcgatcgaacccgcgtcttacgtgtcagcggccgagcgccataaccgctgattTACCATGGCGGCTAACAATAAAACTAAAAGCCTTTTCTAATTATTCCTCCTGTATGGTGTGGAGCCACGTGCTTGTTGCGCTAATCCTCAACACATCATTTTTTCCAAACACGCAGAGGCTGTAATtaacaaacagcaaaaaaaatgaacataTAGAATTTCTTACAAAGAAAGTTGAAACTGATGGAAGAGCTCTTTAGTTGCATCAGCAATTGAATGAAATAGAAATGACTGGAAGGCATCTATGTAGGACTCCTTTCATTGTATTGGAGGTACAACTTCTTGCAGAGAACCTATGATAGAAAAAAAACCTTGATATTCGTACTTTAGTGTGAACAAAATTGGGCAAAACACCTGATATTAGTCAATTCCTCGCCAGAATGTTCACAGCGTATATCTCGAGAAACAGTGCGTAAAAAGTtctaagaaaagaagaaaaaaaattaatggtgACGGTGATGATGAAGACGACAGTGACGATAATAATAAATTTTGATGCCAGAAGGACATTGTTGGCTAAATAGCGCCTTGACACTAGGTATTTTTCTCTACACAACCTGGGGTTAAAGACCCACTTCCCTAGCATTTAACTCCAGCTAAGCTGAGCGGCTGTCAGGGGGAAGCTTGTACCTGTCGTATAAccgaacaccgcacctcccgcatgcgacgcGGATGCTGAAACCATGAGGTCACCGCTTcgattacaaaaaataaaaaggaaacgaGCTACAGATGATGTGGAAGGCGAGGGGTATCAATTACGGCCACCTTATCAGCGAGTGCTGCATGGGGCAGGAGGCCATGGCTGTGTATTGGAATCTTAATTTTTAAAGCATCCACAGTAGTCGCCAATACTAACCGGGGAAATTGAGAGCGGAGTTAAGAATACTGAGTTAACTATGAAACGTTGGGTAGCCCTTCTATAAACAGAGGATCACACTGCATTTCTGGCATTCAGTCTTCGACTCTGCTTTGGATCCTTCAAACctgcactgctgctgctcttcttAACCAAAGGCAAGTTCACAAGACACAAGACATGGCCACAGTGGTTAAAAGCTTTGTCTTCAGTGAGTGCTTCCATTACATTCGCAGCCCTGGATAGCGAAGAACACCCATCGCAAGGTGGAGTGAAGCAAAGCTCTTTATTCCTTCATTTCTCTGCGCTGCCAAGGTCGTTTTTGTTCTTATAGGCTAACACAATAAACAAGCTTTTCTGCACAtaccctgaaaaaaaaagcactaaaaAACATTCTCCAGAAGTACCCGTCTTGAACTTGGTATTCTTCTAGAGCAATAAAAGAATCTCCTATAAAATCTCCTTGATCCTCCCGGCTCGGAAACTTTCCACAAAAAGATGGCTGCAATAAAACAAAACACCGCTCAAAACCCTCGCATTCAGCTTTAACCCATAGGTACTTGGTTGCAATGACTGTTATGTTCATTCGCGTGTACGTCGTAATGAGCTCCTCATTTTCGTGTGTCCTTGTATCCTCTTAAGCCCTGGTGTCCTGTAAAGTCTGTCCGGTGATGATCATCGGAGCCTTGGTGCGCTGGCTTTGATGAAGAGGAGGTCGGAGACTGTTTATGATGGGGACTGAATGCTTTTATGCACTTACCTGCAGGACGTATGCACAGGCTTCAAACAGGTCCGACAATCCACAGTCTGCCTAGCTAGCCTACCAGGTAAGGCTGAAGCGAGGTACTCAGCATTCCAACTGTAAAGTCTCGCTCGCTTTGCACCCGCACTCAACAACATAACTCTCCACTCTTGGCCTGTACAAGCGTGTGACAGtaaaaaagggagaaagagagagagcgttGCCTTGAAGATGCGTGGAGCTTAAGTGGTCCCGTCACCCTCTCGGAagaacatgaaaaaataaaacccAGCAAACCCTTCACCTCCTCTGAGCCTCCCCTTACTGCTCCCTGATGTTGAGGGCAAAATAGGGAAAAAGAATGGATGGGATGGCAAGTGCGAATTATCTATCTTATTGTGGTGCATTACCTTCAAATTCATTACCTTCATAACCTATGTTAGCACGCGAGAAAACTGATTGCACCACGACAGTATAGCGACACGCGCACATATGTCCGTGCTGTTGCCATACACCCATCATCTTTACAAAACAGCATTCGTAGCCTATAATTAACTTTGTAAAAACCGAAATTGAAACTTTTTCATCGCATCAAACGTCTCGAGTGTGTTTAAAATACACAAATTTCTGAGCACAAGCATTGAAGCAGTTATTGTGCTAAGCAGACCGCGAAATAAATTTACTGCGACGGTCATCGTTAATGCCATCCGCTTTTTTCACATTGTTTTCCCGATGTTCCAAACAAACCAACAGCGCGACCACTGATGTCCATGTAAAGAGAGCTGCTCCAAGCAATGTTTTaattcttgttttcgtttcggtTCATTTCAAGTTACCAGGACCGAAAGGGTTAACTGAAGCAAAGTGGCCCTGCTGCGCTTGTCGCTGTGTCAAGACGTTTCGAATGCCACAGTAGACAGGCACTAAGAGGAGAACTACTAAGTAAATATTTACTTCGTCTGGCTCCAGAGCGGGGTACGTGGCGAAagataaacaaaaaaaagcgaGGCCGTAAACTTTAGAAGAGAGTTTTTTCTGCTCTTCGGCACATATT
The Amblyomma americanum isolate KBUSLIRL-KWMA chromosome 3, ASM5285725v1, whole genome shotgun sequence genome window above contains:
- the LOC144124977 gene encoding zeta-sarcoglycan-like isoform X2, with the protein product MASMTVSRNGTMSVHMTEPQGDTELLSGWRKKMLYMLVATTIIITSLNASLLMWTIKVLDLGSDGPGVLSLTSSGVKVSGHGQFLDILTIKKIQPSAEAKSLIIESAGDVKLQSLSRQGRYHNTLTLGSGILESRGSHFLVRNPQDNVLFRSDPSEVVVATDNLRISTKAGFQLDGSLHAEVVRGGSIKDLKVESPTKRISVHGEEEVSMIARAGDTLVTSLQDIHLHTRKGQIVVDCSRLEIKDLDVADPSVRSTDMRVYQLCSCDDGMLFLTPSERHCRASTDLCSSLTTPPSA
- the LOC144124977 gene encoding delta-sarcoglycan-like isoform X1 codes for the protein MVQRLKTADVEGPGLNKGPATGSRYSGTLTFGTCVIRMASMTVSRNGTMSVHMTEPQGDTELLSGWRKKMLYMLVATTIIITSLNASLLMWTIKVLDLGSDGPGVLSLTSSGVKVSGHGQFLDILTIKKIQPSAEAKSLIIESAGDVKLQSLSRQGRYHNTLTLGSGILESRGSHFLVRNPQDNVLFRSDPSEVVVATDNLRISTKAGFQLDGSLHAEVVRGGSIKDLKVESPTKRISVHGEEEVSMIARAGDTLVTSLQDIHLHTRKGQIVVDCSRLEIKDLDVADPSVRSTDMRVYQLCSCDDGMLFLTPSERHCRASTDLCSSLTTPPSA